In Candida orthopsilosis Co 90-125, chromosome 4 draft sequence, the genomic stretch CCAACGCTAAAATTTCAGGGCTCAATCGAAACGTCTCTTTTAAAACGATTTCCTTGTGCTTGAatttcaactcatcaataaaCTCTTTTGTAATTCCAGGACGTGATCCTAAAAAATCATAGATGCACTGATTTTTATCACCAGCTAGGGTAACATGCTTTTTCCCTCCATAAACAGCAATCTGTTTAATAAACTCCAAAAGAATCGGCTGCATGTCTTGAAACTCATCTATAATGAGAACCTTTGCGTCCGCCAAATGCAACTCTCCTCttgactttttgaaaatctcAAACGCACTAGTAATTAATCCGTGGAATCGAATCATGCCATTATCTTCAAGATATTCCAAAGTTCGCCTCAACTGATCCCTCGAGATCGcatatttcaaagcaaCCAGATCAATCAGTTCACCAAACTTGACTGCAAGCACAGCAGCATCTAAATCCTTATATCTGGCACTGAAAAACTTGGCAAAGGATTTCCAGGTGGAGTCATCAACGACACTATTAGGAGGCCGACCGGGAAAGTATTTCTCAAAATTGTCGTCAAAAATCTGGGCAGCAAAAGAGTGAAATGTCTTGATAACCACATTCTGAGCCACTTCATCCTTCATACTATCGAGTAATGCCTTTTTTAACAAGTTCACCGTTCGGTTTGTCATAGACAAGACAATTATTTCCAGCGGTTTTACACCTTCTTCTAGCAACCGCTTGATTCTATTTATCAATGTCCACGTTTTACCACATCCTGGGCCACTCTgtattgataaaattgtaCCAGGGCTGTAGTCATATTCCACCGCCTCTTGTTGGCTCGGTGttaacattgttgaagatcaaaaaaaaaaaacaattgtgaaattcaaaacacaTTTGACGTTTCATATTAAACCTTCAATGGGAATTTCGGTGCTTGATAAACTACTACCGCTTGAGGGTGGGGGAGTGGAAACCACCTTCAAAGATGTCGCAATTGTTTCCAATTCACTTTTGGAACACTACCGATCCGATCTCGAGGCCGACAAACTGATCGATATAGCTGAAGCAATGTCACACTTTCATTCATATAATAAAGAGTTGTCGCAACATAGAAAGAAACTAGAACCAGTGGGAGCTATCCTCGAAGGATTTTCGAACGATTTAAAAGATTTATCCTCAAGTTTAGTGTCGCTTGAACAACAATCGACTGAATTGTCCAGAGACTCCCacaccaacaaaatgatAACACAAATGTTAGAAAAGacaatcaatgaaaaagtGCTACCCCCAGAGCTCATACGAGACATATTATACGAGGAGTTGTCAAACAagtattttgaaaaggtAAATTACTTATTAGATAAGATGAATGAGGAAGAGTCATTGTTGGTTAAAGCCAAAGTGGTTGAGCGAACCAGGGATTTTGTCATATCTCAAATTCGAGCGCTCAGAACAAAGCCGGTATCGTCACAGGAGGTACAAAATAAGCTCCTTGGGTGTACAgatttgtttcattttctACAGTCGCAACAGCCCAAACTAGGAGAACAATTACAACGAGCATACCAGAGCACAATGAGGTGGTACTACAGAAGCAAGTTTGCaaagtatatatattcCTTGGAAAAGCTTCCCAGGAGACACCTTGAGGTCTCAATATTTGACTCACCAAACTATTTGTCTACATTTGAATCGAGGTTTCAAATACTTACAAACACAGACTCCTGCATTCCGTCGCAATTAGCAGAAACTATAACTGTCCCCTATACAATAGAGTTTGTCTTTCTCCAACTCCTTCGAGCAATTTCCGATAACTTGACTGTGgaatatttgtttgttgttggattcTTTTACCAAGGGAATGAAACTAATCACACCTGGGCATCGGAAATGTTTCAAGACGTGTTTAAAATGAGCACAGACTTTCTCGCACTCATAACTGAAGGGACTTGCGATGTGTATGGAGTATTACTCATTATTAAATTGATTcacaattttcaacaaaaattacaTGAGAATCACATTCCCGCCCTCGACGACCATCtcaacttgttgttgctaaCGCTCTGGCCCATGTTTAGCAAATTGGTCGATCTCAATTGTGATGCGTTGAAAAGGCAAATACCAAGAACACCAAAGTCTTTGGTTCCGTTGAATGTCACCCAGCAATTTGCTTTGTTCTATCTGGGATTGCTCCGGTTGTCATCAGAAGGTGAGCCCTCGGTGACAGCTATTACAAGGCTAAGAAACGCTTACGAAAGTAATCTTACCAAAGCAGCAAATGTATTTAGAGGTCACGACAAGGAAACTTTTCTTGATAGAAATTATTCACTAGTGTACACAATTGTGTCAAATGAGGCAGAAGACTCTGTATCCGAAATCAAtcactttgaaaaactaGCTAGTGTATACAAATCATAAATCGCATATCTTTGCATACATCCCGCAAAGCTGTAAGTAACTTCCAACGCCCTCCAACACTCTCATATGGACAAACCCAATTTCCTTAATCATGTTTAATCGTTTCAGTTCGTCAACATTGGGGATCGTTTTGGCCACTTTAAACGTCAGTGTCACTATATCAATCGCCGAATACCCTTTGTGCCAAAGACCGTCCAATAAGCCAATTGCTTTATCCACATCTCCTTGcaaacaatttgacaaaataTTCTGAATCACAAGTGGGTGTGgttgatcaacaattttaaaTACATTAACATCATTGACAAAGCCAAATCCGGCAACGGTACTCTGCATATTGTTAATCGCTTGTCTCATGTCCCCTTCTGCGCTGAAAATCAATGCCTGCAAACCTTCATTGTTATACTGCACATTCTCCAACTTAATAATATCCAATAGTCTCTTCAACACCTCTTCGTCTGATAATTTGTTATACCTTAAAATAGCACAACGCGATTGTAGTGGTTCTATTATTTTCAGTGATTGGTTACAAGCAAATGCAAATCTAGTAGTGTTTGAGTAAATTTCCATAGTCCGTCTCAATGCCTGTTGGGCACCAGGGGTCATGGAGTCTGCTTCATCCAAAATGATAATCTTTGTCCTACCTGGTGGAAGCAGGATCTTTGTCTGAGCAAACTGCTTTATCTTGTTTCTAACAACATCGATACCTCTATCATCTGAAGCATTGAGCTCCAACGTGGCTTGGTGGTAGTGCTCCTTGCCTAACAATTCATACGCCAAACAGTGAATAGACGTGGTCTTTCCAATTCCTGGTAGTCCACTAATAATCATGTTAGGCATGTTGCCATCTTGCACTATAACCTTCAACCGTTCTATTGTTTCCTCGTTTCCCACTATATCATCCAAAACATGAGGCCTATACTTCTCCACCCAAGGGAGTTCTAATGTTTTAGACATGGCTAAATTACATGTGtagatgttgaaaaaaaaaaaaattacgCGTTCGATTTATTCGCATCTATAGACTTTGagtttttcttcttcttacCCTGAGGCGTTTTCACTTGTAGCTGTTTAACTTGTGGCTGATAAAAAATGCCAGGGGAGTCAAATATATTACTCAACCAGGAAATTTCTATATCTTTAACGTTTTCGTCAATAAGCTTGTAAATGGGCTCCGCCAACTCTACATCACCAGGTAACCCCAAAATACCCGTGTTTGCGACACCTATTATATTTGAAAGTCTCTCCATGCTACCCTTTGGTAACTGAACCAACTTTACCATGTCAGATGAACTCTTTGATGCAGTGAAGCACAATGTGGGGAACATGCTTGTAAGTAACTGTGGCGTAATGTCATATTTGCACACGATGAGGTATTTTATCTGTCTCACGGAGTCCTTGTGCTTGCCTCTATTATTTGCTGCCTGTCTCTCCAAAGTTTCCACCGTTGAATTAAAGCCGTAATATAGCCATTTTATTCGTTCAATTTTAATTGCTTCTTGAACAATAGGACAAAGTATAGCATCCATCAAATCTAGTAGATCCTTTGCTACTGATGGCGTCACAAAGGGCCAGGTATTCGACTGCGTGTAAGGGTTATCAAGCAAAGCCTTGAATACCTGGTTTTTCTTGCTACTCCTAGCTTTTAATGATGTGGATGCCGCATTGTCAGGTTTGGTAACTCCTTTATTAGACATGTTATTGAGTGGTAAGAGAGtagtattttttttttttgtaacTAAGAATTTTACACTGAATGCGTCAATGCAAATATGTTAATACACATAAGAAAAACTAGCGCCTATAAACTGTTTACTTCTCCTCCTTCTTTGGCGATTCAGGTTTGTAACCAGGTGAGCCTGGAGAATAACTTGGAGAAGTAGGTGAGTACTGAGGACTCGTTGGTGAGTATTGAGGGGACGTAGGTGAATACGTAGGCGATGTTGGTGAATACGATGGAGATGTTGGTGAGTAGGTAGGCGAGGTTGGTGAGTATGATGGAGATGTTGGTGAGTAACTTGGGGATGTAGGCGAGTATGATGGCGACGTTGGTGAATAACTTGGAGACGTAGGTGAGTAACTTGGAGATGTTGGCGAGTATGATGGCGATGTTGGCGAGTAGCTTGGAGAAGTAGGCGAGTATGATGGCGATGTTGGTGAGTAGCTTGGCGACGTTGGTGAATAACTTGGAGATGTTGGTGAGTAACTTGGAGATGTAGGCGAGTATGATGGCGATGTTGGTGAGTAACTTGGAGATGTAGGTGAGTATGATGGCGATGTTGGCGAGTATGATGGAGATGTTGGCGAGTAGCTTGGCGATGTCGGCGAGTAGCTTGGAGAAGTAGGCGAATACGATGGCGACGTTGGAGAGTAGCCATATCCTGGACTTGTGCCACCATAAGCCGGACTCGTTCCTCCATAGCTTGGACTAGTCGAGTAGCTGAATGGAGATGTGGCACTTGGTGAGGTTGGTTGTCCACCATAAGATGTCAAGCCTCCATTCATACCATCTGAAGTTGGTgcttgatgaattggagAGAAACCTGCACTTTcgtcaatttgaattctgTCATCTTGCATCTCGGCTTCTCTATATGGTGTAGCACCTCCATCTTCTGCAATAACCTCCATCGCAACATTGGCTGGAGCCTGTTGCAACATTTTGTCGTCAACCATAACATCAAACGCACCGGTTCCCAATGGTGCCATTTGTCC encodes the following:
- a CDS encoding Vps52 protein (similar to C. parapsilosis CPAR2_200080 and C. albicans VPS52 similar to S. cerevisiae Vps52p); translated protein: MGISVLDKLLPLEGGGVETTFKDVAIVSNSLLEHYRSDLEADKSIDIAEAMSHFHSYNKELSQHRKKLEPVGAILEGFSNDLKDLSSSLVSLEQQSTELSRDSHTNKMITQMLEKTINEKVLPPELIRDILYEELSNKYFEKVNYLLDKMNEEESLLVKAKVVERTRDFVISQIRALRTKPVSSQEVQNKLLGCTDLFHFLQSQQPKLGEQLQRAYQSTMRWYYRSKFAKYIYSLEKLPRRHLEVSIFDSPNYLSTFESRFQILTNTDSCIPSQLAETITVPYTIEFVFLQLLRAISDNLTVEYLFVVGFFYQGNETNHTWASEMFQDVFKMSTDFLALITEGTCDVYGVLLIIKLIHNFQQKLHENHIPALDDHLNLLLLTLWPMFSKLVDLNCDALKRQIPRTPKSLVPLNVTQQFALFYSGLLRLSSEGEPSVTAITRLRNAYESNLTKAANVFRGHDKETFLDRNYSLVYTIVSNEAEDSVSEINHFEKLASVYKS
- a CDS encoding Rfc4 heteropentameric replication factor C subunit, with the protein product MSKTLELPWVEKYRPHVLDDIVGNEETIERLKVIVQDGNMPNMIISGLPGIGKTTSIHCLAYELLGKEHYHQATLELNASDDRGIDVVRNKIKQFAQTKISLPPGRTKIIILDEADSMTPGAQQALRRTMEIYSNTTRFAFACNQSSKIIEPLQSRCAILRYNKLSDEEVLKRLLDIIKLENVQYNNEGLQALIFSAEGDMRQAINNMQSTVAGFGFVNDVNVFKIVDQPHPLVIQNILSNCLQGDVDKAIGLLDGLWHKGYSAIDIVTSTFKVAKTIPNVDESKRLNMIKEIGFVHMRVLEGVGSYLQLCGMYAKICDL
- a CDS encoding Pop3 RNase MRP and nuclear RNase P component, which encodes MSNKGVTKPDNAASTSLKARSSKKNQVFKALLDNPYTQSNTWPFVTPSVAKDLLDLMDAILCPIVQEAIKIERIKWLYYGFNSTVETLERQAANNRGKHKDSVRQIKYLIVCKYDITPQLLTSMFPTLCFTASKSSSDMVKLVQLPKGSMERLSNIIGVANTGILGLPGDVELAEPIYKLIDENVKDIEISWLSNIFDSPGIFYQPQVKQLQVKTPQGKKKKNSKSIDANKSNA